From the genome of Blautia pseudococcoides, one region includes:
- a CDS encoding DNA polymerase: MGRILEIDIETYSDVDLIKCGVYAYADGPAFEVLLFAYSFDGGKTQVIDLAQGEELPEEVTEAVFDEGVVKTAFNANFERICLSKHFGRQLSPENWHCSAVQAAMLALPRSLEDVGVVLGLEQQKMKEGKELIRYFCVPCKPTKANGGRTRNLPCHAPEKWEIFKNYCIRDVDVEKGIRRKLQHFPISEGEMELYCLDQKINDRGVLVDRELVQQAVSCDLLYKDIVTKRAYELTGLENPNSVVQIKSWLEENGVEMESMSKKAVAGLIEESDGEVQELLRLRLLMAKTSVKKYEAMERSVCSDGRVHGLLQFYGANRTGRWAGRLVQVQNLPQNHIPDLELARSLVKQGRFEDVELLYDSTPNVLSELIRTAFIPKPGYRFVVADFSAIEARVLAWLPGEKWRLDVFASHGKIYEASASAMFQVPIEEVTKGSPLRQKGKISELALGYGGSVGALTSMGALDMGLAEEELAPLVSTWRSANPHITQFWWDVDAAAVKAVTEKKKTRVGRITFEYKSGILFVELPSGRKLSYVKPRMALNKFGRNGLTYEGITENKKWSRIETYGPKLVENIVQGTARDLLAEAMLRVEEKGYSIVMHCHDEIIAEMPEGYGSVEEMCAVMTVQPEWADGLPLRADGYECAFYKKE, encoded by the coding sequence ATGGGAAGGATTTTAGAAATAGACATTGAGACATACAGCGATGTGGATTTGATTAAATGCGGGGTTTACGCTTATGCGGACGGCCCTGCTTTTGAGGTCCTGCTGTTTGCCTATTCCTTTGATGGAGGGAAAACGCAGGTGATAGATCTGGCGCAGGGAGAGGAACTGCCAGAAGAGGTGACAGAGGCTGTATTTGATGAAGGTGTGGTAAAGACGGCATTTAATGCAAATTTTGAGCGGATTTGTCTTTCTAAGCACTTTGGAAGACAGCTATCTCCAGAGAACTGGCATTGCAGCGCGGTACAGGCGGCCATGCTGGCATTGCCCCGTTCCTTGGAGGACGTTGGGGTGGTGCTTGGATTGGAACAGCAGAAGATGAAAGAGGGGAAGGAGCTAATCCGGTATTTTTGTGTACCGTGCAAGCCCACAAAAGCCAATGGTGGGAGAACACGGAACCTGCCCTGCCATGCGCCAGAGAAGTGGGAAATATTTAAGAACTACTGCATCCGGGACGTGGATGTGGAGAAGGGAATACGGAGAAAACTGCAGCATTTTCCGATTTCTGAAGGTGAGATGGAACTGTACTGTCTGGACCAGAAAATCAATGACAGGGGTGTTTTGGTGGACAGGGAACTGGTACAGCAGGCGGTATCCTGCGACCTGCTTTATAAGGATATCGTGACGAAACGGGCATATGAACTGACCGGGCTGGAAAATCCCAATTCGGTGGTGCAGATAAAGTCATGGCTGGAGGAGAACGGCGTGGAGATGGAAAGCATGTCAAAAAAAGCAGTGGCCGGGCTGATTGAAGAATCAGACGGGGAGGTGCAGGAGCTTTTAAGGCTTCGGCTTCTCATGGCAAAGACTTCTGTGAAGAAGTATGAGGCTATGGAGCGGTCTGTCTGTTCAGACGGGCGGGTGCATGGCTTATTGCAGTTTTATGGAGCCAACAGGACAGGCCGGTGGGCCGGGAGGCTGGTGCAGGTGCAGAATCTGCCACAGAACCATATCCCGGATTTGGAACTTGCCAGGAGCCTTGTAAAGCAGGGGAGGTTTGAGGATGTGGAACTGCTTTATGATTCCACGCCGAATGTGCTGTCGGAGCTTATCCGTACCGCTTTTATCCCAAAACCGGGATACCGATTTGTTGTGGCAGATTTTTCTGCCATTGAAGCAAGGGTGTTGGCATGGCTGCCAGGTGAGAAGTGGAGGTTGGATGTGTTTGCTTCCCATGGGAAAATCTATGAGGCTTCGGCATCTGCCATGTTCCAAGTGCCAATTGAAGAAGTGACGAAAGGCTCGCCGCTCCGGCAGAAGGGAAAAATTTCAGAACTGGCTTTGGGATACGGAGGTTCTGTAGGTGCGCTGACTTCCATGGGTGCTTTGGATATGGGGCTGGCAGAAGAGGAACTGGCTCCGCTGGTATCCACCTGGAGAAGTGCCAATCCACATATCACACAGTTCTGGTGGGATGTGGATGCGGCGGCAGTAAAAGCAGTAACAGAGAAAAAGAAAACAAGGGTAGGGAGAATCACCTTTGAATATAAAAGCGGGATTCTGTTTGTGGAGCTGCCATCAGGTAGGAAACTGTCCTATGTGAAGCCCAGGATGGCATTGAATAAGTTTGGCAGGAACGGGCTGACCTATGAGGGAATTACGGAGAACAAGAAATGGAGCCGGATAGAGACTTACGGTCCGAAGTTGGTGGAGAACATCGTGCAGGGGACGGCAAGGGATTTGCTGGCGGAAGCCATGCTCCGGGTGGAGGAAAAAGGCTATTCCATTGTCATGCACTGCCATGACGAGATTATAGCGGAGATGCCGGAGGGGTATGGTTCCGTGGAGGAGATGTGTGCGGTCATGACCGTACAACCAGAGTGGGCGGATGGGCTGCCGCTCCGGGCAGACGGCTATGAGTGCGCTTTTTATAAAAAGGAATAG
- a CDS encoding DUF2815 family protein, with amino-acid sequence MGNENANVNVTKVIVPCRFSYLHCWEPNAVNGGDPKYSVSAIIPKSDAETVEKIKRAIEQAKKDSDSKWGGKVPANLKLPLRDGDIDRPEDEAYADSYFLNANSRQAPQVVDKNVQPILEQSEVYSGCYGRISMNFYGFNNNGNRGIAAGLGNIQKLRDGESLGGRSNADEDFDAIADEEDFLG; translated from the coding sequence ATGGGAAATGAGAATGCGAATGTAAATGTAACAAAAGTGATTGTACCCTGCAGGTTTTCTTACCTGCATTGCTGGGAGCCAAATGCAGTGAACGGGGGAGACCCGAAGTATTCGGTGTCAGCCATCATCCCAAAATCGGATGCGGAGACTGTGGAGAAGATTAAGAGGGCGATTGAGCAGGCGAAGAAGGATTCCGATTCCAAATGGGGCGGAAAGGTTCCGGCCAATCTGAAACTGCCGCTCCGTGACGGGGACATTGACCGCCCGGAGGATGAAGCCTATGCGGACAGTTATTTCTTAAATGCCAATAGTAGGCAGGCCCCACAGGTGGTGGATAAGAACGTGCAGCCCATTCTTGAGCAGTCAGAAGTGTATTCCGGGTGTTATGGCAGGATTAGTATGAATTTTTATGGGTTTAACAATAACGGAAACCGTGGGATTGCGGCGGGGCTGGGGAATATCCAGAAACTGCGTGATGGGGAATCCCTGGGTGGCAGGAGCAATGCGGATGAGGATTTTGATGCAATAGCAGATGAGGAAGATTTTCTTGGATAA
- a CDS encoding DUF2800 domain-containing protein — protein MGRHALLSASSSKRWLNCTPSARLEEQFTEDTGSVYAEEGTAAHALAEHKLKRMLKRRSKRPVSDYQCDEMEECTDGYVAYAMEQIELAKQNCKDPVVLIEQHLDYSTYVPEAFGTGDLVIVADGVLTVIDLKYGKGVAVEAERNPQMMLYGLGALELFDAIYDIDTVRMTIYQPRLESISTWEISVSELMGWVEKELKPKAALAINGEGEFRCGSWCRFCKAKNTCRARAEEYLKLAQMEFRPPALLSDKEIAEVLKVADDLAKWAADVYAFAMDEAITHGKQWAGFKLVEGRSNRKYTDEEEVAEAVKAAGYTDIYKSTLVGITEMEKLMGKKKFAEVLGKLVYKPQGKITLVTESDKRQAVETATAEADFKEAE, from the coding sequence ATGGGGAGACATGCGCTGTTGTCTGCTTCTTCATCTAAGCGGTGGCTGAACTGTACGCCGTCCGCAAGGCTGGAGGAGCAGTTCACAGAAGATACGGGAAGCGTGTATGCGGAGGAAGGAACTGCCGCCCATGCTTTGGCGGAGCATAAGCTGAAGCGGATGCTGAAACGGCGTTCCAAACGCCCGGTATCGGATTATCAGTGTGACGAGATGGAAGAATGCACGGATGGGTATGTGGCTTATGCCATGGAGCAAATTGAACTGGCGAAGCAGAACTGCAAAGACCCGGTGGTGCTAATCGAGCAGCATCTGGATTATTCAACCTATGTACCGGAAGCGTTTGGAACCGGAGATTTGGTGATTGTTGCGGACGGGGTTTTAACAGTCATTGACCTGAAATATGGAAAAGGCGTGGCAGTGGAGGCGGAGCGGAACCCGCAGATGATGCTGTACGGGCTGGGAGCCTTGGAACTGTTTGATGCCATTTATGATATTGATACGGTGCGGATGACCATTTACCAGCCGAGACTGGAGAGCATCAGCACCTGGGAGATTTCTGTTTCTGAACTGATGGGCTGGGTGGAGAAGGAATTGAAGCCGAAGGCTGCGCTTGCCATTAATGGTGAGGGAGAATTCCGGTGCGGCTCCTGGTGCCGTTTCTGCAAGGCGAAGAATACCTGCAGGGCAAGGGCGGAGGAGTACCTGAAGTTGGCACAGATGGAGTTTCGGCCTCCGGCGCTACTGTCGGATAAGGAGATTGCGGAAGTTTTGAAAGTTGCGGATGACCTTGCCAAGTGGGCGGCAGATGTGTATGCCTTTGCCATGGATGAGGCAATCACCCATGGGAAGCAGTGGGCAGGCTTCAAGCTGGTGGAAGGCCGGAGCAACCGTAAGTATACGGATGAGGAGGAAGTGGCGGAGGCGGTAAAGGCTGCCGGGTACACGGATATTTATAAAAGTACGCTGGTGGGCATCACGGAGATGGAGAAGCTGATGGGCAAGAAGAAGTTTGCGGAGGTACTTGGGAAGCTGGTGTACAAGCCACAGGGCAAGATTACCCTGGTGACGGAATCGGATAAGAGGCAGGCAGTAGAAACGGCAACCGCAGAGGCGGATTTTAAGGAGGCAGAATAA
- a CDS encoding COG2958 family protein, with the protein MAFGFIDFAKEVLEASNRPLSVEEMWAAGCKRGLDGKLGSSGKTPVRTLSARIYVDLKNNQESIFTQISKRPAKFYLKGKDFTSDLEEIQETDSSRETGRFHERDLHILLSSFVCADEHFKCMTKTIYHEVSKREKSGKNRWLHPDIVGVHFPFDSYTDNTLKLFDVLKVNPYKLYSFEMKISLSLSNLRECYFQAVSNSSWAHEGYLAALHISEEPELMDELRRLNNAFGIGVIRVDAEHFMQSEILFSAKEKDSLDWDTINRLVDDNRNFKSFLNDLMEDIKVGKIKSRYDRVYEDEETASRELREKGIIE; encoded by the coding sequence ATGGCGTTTGGTTTTATTGATTTTGCAAAAGAGGTATTAGAGGCTTCGAACAGGCCATTATCCGTGGAGGAGATGTGGGCGGCGGGATGTAAACGGGGGCTTGACGGGAAGCTGGGTTCATCCGGAAAGACACCTGTCCGCACGTTATCGGCCAGGATTTACGTTGATCTAAAAAATAATCAGGAGTCGATATTTACACAGATAAGTAAAAGACCAGCGAAATTTTATCTGAAAGGAAAAGATTTCACATCAGACCTAGAAGAAATTCAGGAAACGGATAGCAGCAGGGAGACGGGCAGGTTTCATGAACGGGATTTACATATTCTTCTGTCCAGCTTTGTCTGTGCAGATGAGCATTTTAAATGCATGACAAAAACCATTTATCACGAAGTTTCCAAGAGGGAGAAAAGCGGTAAGAACAGATGGCTGCATCCCGATATCGTAGGGGTTCATTTTCCGTTTGATTCTTATACGGATAATACACTGAAGCTGTTCGATGTGCTGAAGGTCAATCCATATAAACTGTATTCCTTTGAGATGAAGATTAGTCTGAGTTTGTCCAACCTGCGGGAATGCTATTTCCAGGCAGTATCAAATTCAAGCTGGGCGCATGAGGGATACCTGGCTGCGCTACATATATCGGAGGAACCGGAACTGATGGATGAGTTGCGGAGGCTGAATAATGCCTTTGGCATTGGGGTAATCCGGGTGGACGCTGAACACTTTATGCAGAGTGAGATACTCTTTTCAGCGAAGGAGAAGGATTCCCTTGACTGGGATACGATAAACCGGCTGGTGGATGATAACCGGAATTTTAAAAGTTTTCTCAATGATTTGATGGAAGATATCAAGGTCGGGAAAATAAAAAGCAGATATGACAGGGTTTATGAAGACGAGGAGACCGCCAGCAGGGAGTTAAGAGAAAAAGGAATTATTGAATAA
- a CDS encoding DNA cytosine methyltransferase produces MKVFSFFSGSGFLDLGFETNGFDVAFVNEYDSEFMRAYQYARQNMGIEPPEYGYYRGDVNAFLTDAEKRDELSRNIEAARARGELVGFIGGPPCPDFSIAGKNRGREGDNGKLSLSYVNLIVERKPDFFLFENVKGLWSTKRHKAFFEELKNMVHAAGYSTAERLTNALEYGAPQDRDRVLFFGIKNELLGKNHMGNELIDFPWLRYQIYTMEEINAYPWPENQDFVEGGTRPVPDGIPEELTVQYWFERNHVETHPNAQHHFVPRAGLAKMQLYQEGDVSKKCYKRLHRWRYSPTAAYGNNEVHLHPYHARRLSAAEALAIQSLPEKFVLPSDMTLTAMFKTIGNGVPYMLSSGVARTIHDYLDEMVIGQ; encoded by the coding sequence ATGAAAGTTTTTTCTTTCTTTTCTGGTAGTGGATTTTTGGATTTAGGATTTGAAACAAATGGTTTTGATGTAGCCTTTGTAAATGAGTATGATTCTGAATTTATGAGAGCATACCAGTATGCAAGGCAAAATATGGGAATTGAACCGCCAGAATACGGATATTATAGAGGAGATGTAAATGCATTTTTGACTGATGCAGAAAAGCGTGATGAACTTAGCAGAAATATCGAAGCAGCAAGGGCACGGGGGGAATTGGTTGGATTCATAGGTGGTCCCCCCTGCCCTGACTTTTCGATTGCAGGAAAGAACCGTGGCAGGGAAGGAGATAATGGAAAACTGTCACTTTCATATGTTAATTTAATAGTGGAAAGAAAACCAGACTTTTTCCTTTTTGAAAATGTGAAAGGATTATGGAGTACCAAACGCCATAAAGCATTTTTCGAGGAATTAAAAAATATGGTTCATGCAGCGGGATATAGTACCGCTGAGCGATTGACAAATGCTCTTGAATATGGAGCTCCCCAAGACAGAGACAGAGTTTTGTTTTTTGGAATAAAAAATGAACTGTTAGGTAAGAATCACATGGGAAATGAATTGATAGATTTTCCGTGGTTAAGATATCAGATATACACTATGGAAGAGATTAATGCATATCCTTGGCCGGAGAATCAAGATTTTGTAGAGGGAGGTACAAGGCCAGTGCCCGATGGCATTCCGGAAGAACTGACGGTACAATATTGGTTTGAACGGAATCATGTTGAAACTCATCCGAATGCACAACACCATTTTGTTCCTAGAGCAGGACTTGCTAAAATGCAGCTATATCAAGAAGGTGATGTTAGTAAAAAGTGTTATAAACGGCTTCACAGATGGAGATATTCGCCTACTGCTGCCTATGGTAATAATGAAGTTCATCTTCATCCGTATCATGCAAGGCGCTTGTCAGCAGCAGAGGCATTAGCGATTCAGTCGCTTCCAGAAAAATTTGTTTTACCGTCAGATATGACGCTGACAGCAATGTTTAAAACTATAGGGAATGGAGTACCTTATATGTTGTCAAGTGGAGTTGCAAGAACGATTCATGACTATCTAGATGAAATGGTTATTGGACAATAA
- a CDS encoding very short patch repair endonuclease, producing MDVLTKEQRRKNMQNIRSKDTSIELALRKALWNDGYRYRKNYKKLPGKPDIALTQYKIAVFCDSEFFHGKDWDALKTRLGRSEKGEYWIKKIERNMNRDNEIEKELHYLGWKVIRFWGKDIKKNPEACVQVIREAIFEQMMEKSELE from the coding sequence ATGGATGTCCTTACTAAAGAACAACGGCGAAAAAATATGCAGAACATAAGGTCAAAGGACACTTCGATTGAATTGGCATTAAGAAAGGCTTTATGGAATGATGGTTATAGATATCGGAAAAATTATAAAAAACTTCCTGGTAAGCCAGATATTGCACTAACACAATACAAAATAGCTGTATTTTGTGATAGTGAATTTTTCCATGGGAAAGACTGGGATGCTCTAAAAACCCGGTTAGGCCGTTCCGAAAAAGGGGAATACTGGATAAAGAAAATTGAGAGAAACATGAACCGCGATAATGAAATAGAGAAAGAGCTTCATTATCTTGGATGGAAAGTAATACGTTTTTGGGGAAAAGATATAAAGAAAAACCCGGAAGCATGTGTTCAGGTCATAAGAGAAGCCATTTTTGAGCAAATGATGGAAAAAAGTGAATTAGAATAG
- the rlmD gene encoding 23S rRNA (uracil(1939)-C(5))-methyltransferase RlmD, producing MKKGEIYEGIIEKVDFPNKGRVVIDGKTVIVKNGIPGQKVRFLINKKRGDRLEGRLLEVLEKSPMEKRGPVCSIFPDCGGCMYQTMEYGEQLKMKAEQVKNMLDKAIADAGQVDDDGNPDYVFEGIKGSPMEFAYRNKMEFSFGDEYKDGPLALGLHKKGSTYDVLNAFDCKLVHEDMTKILRCVGGYFRSRGVSFYKKMQHVGYLRHLLLRRANTTGEILVNLVTTSQEEHDLEMLKEELLSLPLEGEIVGFLHIINDSLSDMVQSDETRVLYGKDYFYEEILGLKFKVTPFSFFQPNSYGAEVLYNTAREYIGDTKDMTVFDLYSGTGTISQILSPVAKKVIGVEIVEEAVQAAKENAELNGISNCRFIAGDVLKVIDEIEEMPDFIVLDPPRDGIHPKALPKIVGYGVDKMVYISCKPSSLARDLDLFLREGYRVERICCVDQFCQTVHVETVTLLVRKP from the coding sequence TTGAAAAAAGGAGAAATTTACGAAGGAATTATCGAAAAAGTGGACTTCCCCAACAAGGGACGAGTTGTGATAGATGGAAAGACCGTGATTGTGAAAAACGGAATTCCGGGCCAGAAGGTACGGTTTCTGATAAATAAAAAGAGGGGAGACCGCCTGGAGGGAAGGCTTCTGGAAGTGCTGGAGAAATCCCCCATGGAGAAACGCGGACCGGTATGCAGTATTTTTCCGGACTGCGGGGGCTGTATGTATCAGACTATGGAGTATGGAGAACAGCTGAAAATGAAGGCAGAGCAGGTTAAGAATATGCTGGATAAGGCCATAGCAGATGCCGGGCAGGTGGACGATGACGGGAACCCGGATTACGTGTTCGAGGGGATTAAGGGAAGTCCCATGGAGTTTGCTTACAGGAATAAGATGGAGTTTTCCTTTGGGGACGAATATAAGGACGGACCGCTGGCCCTGGGGCTGCATAAGAAAGGAAGCACGTATGATGTGCTGAATGCTTTTGACTGCAAGCTGGTGCATGAGGATATGACGAAGATCCTACGGTGTGTGGGCGGGTATTTCAGGAGCAGAGGTGTGAGCTTTTATAAGAAAATGCAGCATGTGGGGTATCTGCGGCATTTGCTTTTGAGGAGGGCGAATACTACCGGAGAGATTTTGGTGAATCTGGTCACTACAAGCCAGGAGGAGCATGATCTGGAAATGCTGAAGGAAGAACTGCTGTCGCTGCCCTTGGAGGGGGAGATTGTTGGATTTCTTCATATTATCAATGATTCGCTGTCGGATATGGTACAGAGTGATGAGACGCGGGTTTTGTATGGGAAAGATTATTTTTATGAGGAGATTCTTGGGCTGAAGTTTAAAGTGACGCCGTTTTCGTTTTTCCAGCCGAATTCATATGGGGCAGAGGTGCTTTATAATACGGCCAGAGAGTATATTGGGGATACAAAGGATATGACGGTGTTTGACTTGTACAGCGGGACGGGGACGATTTCACAGATTCTTTCGCCAGTGGCAAAAAAGGTGATTGGGGTTGAAATCGTGGAGGAGGCTGTGCAGGCGGCAAAGGAGAATGCAGAGCTGAATGGAATCTCAAACTGCAGGTTTATTGCGGGGGATGTGCTGAAGGTGATTGATGAGATTGAGGAGATGCCGGATTTCATTGTGCTGGATCCGCCCAGGGATGGGATTCATCCGAAGGCGTTGCCGAAAATTGTGGGGTATGGGGTGGATAAGATGGTTTATATATCCTGTAAGCCGAGTAGTTTGGCTAGGGATTTGGATTTGTTTTTGAGGGAAGGGTATCGGGTGGAGAGGATTTGTTGTGTGGATCAGTTTTGTCAGACGGTGCATGTGGAGACCGTCACGCTTCTCGTGCGGAAACCTTGA
- the pcrA gene encoding DNA helicase PcrA — protein sequence MSIYDTLNPQQKEAVLHTEGPVLILAGAGSGKTRVLTHRIAYLIEEKGVNPWNIMAITFTNKAAGEMRERVDKIVGFGAESIWVSTFHSSCVRILRRYIDRLGFDHNFTIYDTDDQKSLMKDICKRLQIDTKVHKERAILSAISSAKDELVTPEEYELNNMSDFSKKKIAQAYKEYQKELRKNNALDFDDLIVKTVELFQACPDVLDYYQERFRYIMVDEYQDTNTAQFKFVSLLASKYKNLCVVGDDDQSIYKFRGANIGNILGFEKVFSNAMVIKLEQNYRSTQNILNSANEVIHNNMGRKEKSLWTDNEEGSLVHYRQFMNAYEEAEFITGDISRRVREEDCQYKDCAILYRTNAQSRLFEEKFLMANIPYKLVGGVNFYARKEIKDLLAYLKTVDNARDDLAVRRIINVPKRGIGATTLAKVQDYASEHDMSFYDALKEAESIPTLGRAAGKIEPFVTFIQSLRSKTEYYSPSELLNDIIEETGYVMELKAEGTEEADARIENIDELITKIVSYEEENEDPTLSGFLEEVALIADIDTVDGDGNQVLLMTLHSAKGLEFPFVYLAGMEDGIFPSYMTITADDPTEIEEERRLCYVGITRAMKDLTLTCAQQRMIRGETQYNKPSRFIREIPRELVDLGRDFKEQKIKEIPLPNTMKQMKQAFKQPAFIPKQFEVKKSAGLSYDVGDTVKHIKFGVGVVKGIVEGGRDYEVTVDFDKAGTKKMFASFAKLKKVE from the coding sequence ATGAGTATATATGATACGTTGAATCCCCAGCAGAAGGAAGCTGTCCTACACACAGAGGGACCGGTGCTGATTCTGGCAGGGGCAGGTTCGGGAAAGACCAGGGTGCTGACCCACAGAATTGCTTATTTGATCGAGGAAAAAGGTGTAAATCCGTGGAATATCATGGCAATCACATTTACCAATAAGGCAGCAGGTGAGATGCGTGAACGTGTGGACAAGATTGTGGGATTTGGAGCGGAGAGTATCTGGGTTTCCACCTTTCATTCAAGCTGCGTGCGTATTTTGAGAAGATACATAGACAGACTGGGATTTGACCACAATTTCACCATTTATGATACAGATGACCAGAAAAGCTTGATGAAAGACATCTGCAAACGTCTGCAGATTGACACAAAGGTACACAAAGAGAGGGCAATTCTGTCTGCCATTTCCTCGGCAAAGGATGAGCTGGTGACTCCGGAGGAGTATGAGCTGAATAATATGTCTGATTTCAGCAAGAAAAAAATTGCCCAGGCCTATAAGGAATATCAGAAAGAGCTGAGAAAAAACAATGCGCTTGATTTTGATGATTTGATCGTGAAGACTGTGGAATTGTTTCAGGCATGCCCGGATGTGCTGGATTATTACCAGGAGCGTTTCCGTTACATCATGGTGGATGAGTATCAGGATACCAACACCGCGCAGTTTAAGTTTGTGAGTCTTCTGGCAAGCAAGTATAAGAATCTGTGCGTGGTGGGTGATGATGATCAGTCGATCTATAAATTCAGGGGGGCAAATATTGGCAATATCCTTGGATTTGAGAAAGTATTTTCTAATGCAATGGTGATTAAGCTGGAGCAGAATTACCGTTCCACCCAGAACATACTAAACTCCGCCAATGAGGTGATACATAATAATATGGGGAGAAAAGAGAAATCTCTGTGGACAGATAATGAGGAAGGTTCTCTGGTGCATTACAGGCAGTTCATGAATGCATATGAGGAAGCAGAATTTATTACAGGGGATATCAGCAGGAGGGTGCGGGAAGAGGACTGTCAGTATAAGGACTGCGCTATTTTGTACAGGACCAATGCCCAGTCACGTCTTTTCGAGGAGAAATTCCTTATGGCAAATATTCCTTACAAGCTGGTGGGGGGCGTGAACTTCTATGCCAGAAAGGAAATCAAGGATCTGCTGGCCTACTTAAAAACTGTGGACAACGCAAGAGATGACCTGGCTGTGCGCCGTATCATCAATGTGCCGAAACGTGGAATCGGGGCAACTACACTTGCGAAAGTGCAGGATTATGCGTCTGAGCATGATATGAGTTTTTATGATGCACTGAAGGAAGCGGAAAGTATTCCTACGCTTGGAAGGGCGGCTGGTAAGATTGAGCCGTTTGTTACATTTATCCAAAGCCTGAGGAGTAAAACAGAGTATTATTCTCCCTCAGAACTGCTCAATGACATTATTGAAGAGACAGGATATGTGATGGAACTGAAGGCAGAGGGGACGGAGGAAGCTGACGCCAGAATTGAAAATATTGACGAGCTGATTACAAAAATTGTTTCCTATGAGGAGGAAAATGAGGACCCCACGCTCAGCGGATTTTTAGAGGAGGTTGCTCTGATCGCGGATATTGATACTGTGGACGGGGATGGAAACCAGGTGCTTTTGATGACGCTTCACAGCGCAAAGGGGCTGGAATTTCCTTTTGTTTATCTAGCTGGTATGGAGGACGGGATCTTCCCCAGTTATATGACCATCACCGCGGATGATCCGACAGAGATTGAGGAGGAGCGCAGGCTTTGTTATGTAGGCATCACAAGGGCCATGAAGGATTTGACGCTGACTTGTGCGCAGCAGAGAATGATCCGTGGAGAGACGCAGTATAACAAGCCGTCCCGTTTTATCCGGGAGATTCCAAGGGAACTGGTGGATCTGGGAAGAGATTTTAAAGAGCAGAAGATTAAAGAAATTCCCCTTCCCAATACGATGAAACAGATGAAGCAGGCATTTAAGCAGCCGGCATTTATACCGAAGCAGTTTGAGGTGAAGAAATCAGCGGGGCTGTCCTATGATGTGGGCGATACAGTGAAGCATATTAAATTTGGTGTGGGCGTTGTGAAAGGCATTGTGGAAGGCGGCCGGGACTACGAGGTGACGGTGGATTTCGACAAGGCAGGGACCAAGAAAATGTTTGCATCTTTTGCAAAGCTGAAAAAAGTGGAATAA
- a CDS encoding DUF1836 domain-containing protein: protein MTIDTKDMLNSILASISRIDYIKPEEIPGIDLYMDQVTTFMESQLSASKRHADDKILTKTMINNYAKNDILPPPVKKKYSKEHLLMLTFIYYFKNILSISDIQVLLGPLTEKYFNHNGEMSLTDIYEEIMRLELKQIDPLTKDIVRKYKMACDSYENAEADNQDFLKKFAFICMLSFDVYLKKQVIEKLIDDMAKPKK from the coding sequence ATGACAATTGATACAAAAGACATGTTGAACAGTATTCTGGCTAGTATTTCCCGCATTGACTATATAAAACCCGAGGAAATTCCGGGCATTGATTTATATATGGATCAGGTAACCACATTCATGGAGAGTCAACTGTCCGCTTCCAAGCGCCACGCGGACGACAAGATCCTGACCAAAACCATGATAAACAACTATGCCAAGAACGACATTCTACCCCCGCCAGTGAAGAAGAAATACTCAAAAGAACATTTGCTGATGCTGACCTTTATTTATTATTTTAAAAACATTCTGTCTATCAGTGATATCCAGGTTCTCCTGGGGCCGCTCACGGAAAAATACTTCAATCATAACGGTGAGATGAGCCTGACGGACATATATGAAGAAATCATGCGCCTGGAGCTCAAGCAGATAGACCCTTTGACAAAAGACATTGTGCGCAAATACAAAATGGCCTGCGATTCCTACGAAAATGCAGAGGCAGATAACCAGGATTTTCTAAAAAAGTTCGCATTTATCTGTATGCTCAGCTTTGACGTATATCTAAAAAAACAAGTAATTGAAAAACTCATTGATGACATGGCCAAGCCAAAAAAATAG